The Verrucomicrobiia bacterium genomic sequence GGCCGGCTTGTTCCCCGCCTTCAAAGCCGCCCGTCTCGAGCCCATCCGCGCCCTCCGCCTGGACTAGGCCGTTCTTTCGATTTGCCCGGTGACAGCCCGGCGCGAGCTGTGTTAAAACAGCCCCGCGCGGGCCATGATTTTCGACAGTCTCACGTCCTCCAGTGGCGGCGCCGGCACGCAGCCGGGGCCGTTCGGGCGTTTCTATTTGCATGAGTTGATCAACAGCGGCGGAATGGCGGACATCTGGGTGGCCACCGACGCGCAAAACCGCACTTATGCCCTGCGCAAGCTGCACGACCGCTACAAGTTCAACTTTGTGGCGCGTGGCCGCTTCCTGCGGGGCTGCGAATTGCTGGCCCGGCTGCCCCCCCACGAGAACATCATCCGCTACATTGATCATGGGCGCATGGAAGGCACGCTCTACCTCCTCATGGATTATGTGGAAAGCTCCAATCTCAAGATTTTACAAGCCCGCCAGGATGAAGTGTTTGTGCAGAACATCAGCCAGATTTTGATTGATCTGGCGCTGGCCCTCGAACACATGCACGATCATGGCGTCATGCATCTGGACGTGAAACCGGAAAACGTCCTGATGACCCGCAACGGCAACATCCGCGTGGTGGATTTCGACCTCTGCCAGCCCATCCCCGAAAAACCCCGCAAGTTCGGGCGCAATCCGGGCACGCCCCATTACATGGCCCCGGAACAACTTCGCCGGCAGCCGTTTGATCAGCGCGTGGACATTTTCGCTTATGGCGTCACCGCCTACGAACTGTTGACCTACCAGAAGCCTTTCCCCGGCGAAACCCCGGAAGAAGTCCTGCGCAGCCAGATGGAACGGGCCTCCTTCTTCGCCGCGCCACGGGAACTCAACCCGGACATCCCACCGGCATTGGAGAAGATTCTGCTCAAGTGCCTGGAAAATGACCCGGAACGGCGCTACCCCATCATGAGCGCATTGGTGCACGACCTGCAAAATGCGCTCTACGTGCAATAAAACCCCTGCCCCACGCAGGCTGCAGCGCCAGCCCAAATACCCCGGGCTCCGCCCCGCGGCTCCTCACACCATGTCGTCCTTCCAGGGCTGGCCGTAAGCGGCAATATCTTCAGTCGAGGGCGGCAGAATGTCAGCCTCCGCCAGTTCGGGCACGGTGGGATTGCGGAAATTGACGCCCACCAAATCCAGATAATGGCCGAAGACATCGGTGTTTTGAATCAACCCCTTGAAACGCTCAGACCCCGGCCCGAACGCCACCACCGGCGAGTAGTCGGAGGTGTGCGAATTGCCAATCCAGTTGATGCCGGTGTAATTGGCCAGCAACTGCCCCAACTGGGCCGTATCATTGTTGAGCTGGTCAAACAAGGCGTCCCCCTGCCGGAGAAGGTATTTCTGGAACCACCGCGCCCGCTCAACAGGCATCTTGTAACCCGTCCATTCCTCCACCACCTCCACAATGCGCGCCGCCTCCACCCAGTAGCCATATTCCACCGTGCGCTGCTTGGGTTTCTTTTTCTCTTCCTCGCGTTTGGCCTTGTCCTCCGCTTCCTGGAGTTTGCGCTGCGCCTCCTCATCATCATAGCGATACAACACCGTCGGCGTTTTGTATGGCAGCGGCTCTTCTTTCTCGTTGATCGAAACCGGTTTAACCTCAATCTTGGTGCCCTGTTTCTTGATTTCCCCCAAAATCGTTCCCACCGACCCCTTAATTCTCTGAATGTTGGCCAGGCGCATGGGACTGCGCGAATAACCGCCCCCCATGCCACTGAGGCCGGGATTGGAATTACCATGATCAGTGGTCATGACCACCAGGGTGTCCGGATGTTCCCTGGTAAAGGCCACCACCAGATCAATGGCCTCGTCCAAGGCCAGTTGATCCAGGATCGCCCCGGCCGCGCACGAGCTGTGCGCCGCGTGATCCACCCGCCCGCCCTCAATCTGCAAAATGAAATTCCGGGCTCCGGCCAGCCGTTCCAAAGCGGCCGCAGTCATCTCCGCCAGCGTCGGC encodes the following:
- a CDS encoding serine/threonine protein kinase → MIFDSLTSSSGGAGTQPGPFGRFYLHELINSGGMADIWVATDAQNRTYALRKLHDRYKFNFVARGRFLRGCELLARLPPHENIIRYIDHGRMEGTLYLLMDYVESSNLKILQARQDEVFVQNISQILIDLALALEHMHDHGVMHLDVKPENVLMTRNGNIRVVDFDLCQPIPEKPRKFGRNPGTPHYMAPEQLRRQPFDQRVDIFAYGVTAYELLTYQKPFPGETPEEVLRSQMERASFFAAPRELNPDIPPALEKILLKCLENDPERRYPIMSALVHDLQNALYVQ
- a CDS encoding alkaline phosphatase, with the translated sequence MSAGTLACADHYSQLTRKRPLTWMQIMNQPGVHFCYMNMRSLNSLVTDSAAASSSWGSGARVVNGALNVLPNGKRLTPLYTVFGEIGWTRALVTTTEITHATPAGFAANVRSRENPELIAAQYLERRIDILLGGGKQFFEEKKRLDKRDMKAAYRQAGYSVVETRSELKAAPKTGRLLGIFTDSHLPYTVDHQRDPKLRERVPTLAEMTAAALERLAGARNFILQIEGGRVDHAAHSSCAAGAILDQLALDEAIDLVVAFTREHPDTLVVMTTDHGNSNPGLSGMGGGYSRSPMRLANIQRIKGSVGTILGEIKKQGTKIEVKPVSINEKEEPLPYKTPTVLYRYDDEEAQRKLQEAEDKAKREEEKKKPKQRTVEYGYWVEAARIVEVVEEWTGYKMPVERARWFQKYLLRQGDALFDQLNNDTAQLGQLLANYTGINWIGNSHTSDYSPVVAFGPGSERFKGLIQNTDVFGHYLDLVGVNFRNPTVPELAEADILPPSTEDIAAYGQPWKDDMV